The genomic stretch GTATGGACGTACCCGGGTTTGATAACTCCTTTTAATATCTCATCTCGAATAAAGTGACAATCCACCTCTATGTGTTTCGTGCGCTCGTGGAAAACGGGATTGCGGGTAATATATAGTGCAGATTGACTGTCGGAGTAGAGGTCGATGGGTGATGTGTGAAGTATGCCGAGAGATGATAGTAAGCCTTTGAGCCACTTTAGTTCACACACCGTGTATGCCATAGCTCGGTATTCAGATTCGGCGGAGGATAAAGATACTGTTTGTTGTTTCTTCGTTTTCCAAGATATAGGGGAGCTGCCAAGAAAAACAATGTATGCCGATATAGAGCGACGGGTTGTTGGGCACGAGGCATAGCTGGCATCACAGTAAGCATTAAGCGAGAGCTGACTGTCGGATCGAAACAAAAGGCCCTGTCCCGGGTTCCCCTTTATATACCGCACAACATTAAGAGCAGCTTGCCAGTGGTCGAGCCGTGGGTTATTCATGAATTGTGCCAAAATGTGTACCGAATAGAGGAGTTCGGGTCGAGTGATAGTGAGGTACACAAGTCGCCCAATCAGCCGTCTGTATGGTTGCGGGTCATTAAGTGGGGCTGATTCGGAAGTAGCAAGATGGTGGTTGGGTTCCATGGGTACGGAGGCGGGTTTAGAGGCAAGTAAGCCGGATTCAGTAAGTATATCGAGAGCGTATTTCCGTTGAGATATAAATAATCCGGTTTTATTGCGAGCGATTTCAAGGCCCAAAAAATATTTCAAATTACCGAGGTCTTTCATATGGAAGCATGTGCTTAAATATTTTTTTGAATTCCGTAATGAAAGTAGAATTATTTCCGCAAATGACGAGATCATCTACGTAGATAAGAATGTGTACCTCGATGTTGTCTTTTTGAAACGAAAACAGGGAGTGGTCGTAGGCATTTTGTTTGAACCCGTACGTTTTGAGGGCAGACGCAAGCTTTGCGTACCAACACCGAGGTGCTTGTCGGAGACCATAGAGCGATTTACGAAGACGACAGACTTTCCCATCGTTGTTTGTGTCATAGCCCGGTGGTAGCTTCATATATACCTCTTCTTGAAGATCCCCGTGAAGGAAAGCATTGTGAACGTCCATCTGGTGGAGTTCCCAATTTTTAATGGCGGCAATTGCAAGAAGTGTTCGAACTGTGACGAGTTTGACGGTGGGAGCAAATGTTTCGGTGTAATCCACGCCTTCAACCTGTCGATTACCCATAACGACGAGACGTGCTTTATGTCGTTCAATTGTCCCGTCTGCGTGATATTTAATTTTGTAGACCCATTTTGATGCGATTGCTTTCTTGTTCGGCGGAAGTGGTTCCAGGGACCAGGTGTTGTTTCGTTCGAGGGCCGCGATCTCCTTTTCCATTGCGTCACGCCATTGTGGTACCTGCGAGGCTTCTTTAAAGGAACTAGGCTCGTGATGTTTAGTCACGGCTGATAGAAAAGCTCGGTGGTTAGGAGAAAACTTATTATAATTGACAAAATTAGAAATAGGATACCTTGTACCTTTAGACGGGGATGATGTCGTGAGAACGTGTGTCGAAGGACCGATCGGGGGTCGAACGTAACCAGTAAGGCGAGAATTTGGGATTTTGGCACGGTGTCCTTTCCCCATGTTTTCGGTAGAGGTAGGAGTCGGGTTGGAGGAAGTTGTGTCGTGAGAGGCTGTGTTGGTAAGTGAGGGGATGTTGTTGTCATTGTTGGTGTCGTTGGTGGTTGAGGCGTTTTGAGAGGTAGGTATTGGTGGTGGTTCGATGGAAGAGGAGGGAGATTGGAGTTGTGTTGGTTCGGACGTAGGGTTGGGTATGTGAGACTGAGTGACGGGAATAAGGGTATCGGTTAAAAAGGAGGAAGTGTCGAGGGAGGTCTCATGTTGTGGAAGGGATTGATACGGAAATTCATGCTCGACAAAGACCACGTCGCGAGAGTTGAAATATGTTTCGGTTTCTAAATCGAAGACCTTCCACCCCTTTTTGCCAAAAGGATATCCTAAGAAAACGCATTTCCGACTTCGAGATGCAAATTTGTCTCGAGATCGGTTTATGTTTTTGGCGTAACATAGACACCCGAAAATACGAAGGTGGGTTGTGGGTGGAGGTTTTTGAAAAAGAATTTCATAAGGTGTTTTGCCTTTGTGAATCGTAGAGGGTGTACGATTAATTAGATAAACGGCACCCAAAACGCACTCACCCCAAAAGGTAATGGGTAGACTAGCTTGAAAAAGGAGTGCTCGAGCCACGTTTAAAATGTGACGGTGTTTTCTTTCTACCCGACCGTTTTGTTGAGGGGTGTCAACCATCGAGGTTTGATAAAAAATACCATTTTCCGTAAAAAATTGTTGAAGGCAACTGAATTCATTGCCATTGTCACTACGTAAAATTTTAATCTTTTTATTAAATTGTCGTTCTACCAAAGCGAAAAAATTTAATAAAGTTTGACGAACATCACTTTTATAACGCAACAAATAAATCCATGTAGAGCGTGAGAAATCATCGACGATCGTTAGAAAAAAACGAGAACCGCAAGAGGCATTTTCGGAGTATGGCCCCCATAAATCGCAGTGAATTAAATCAAAAATATCTGAAGCAATGTTTAAACTTAAAGTAAAAGGTTCGCGAGTTTGTTTTGCACGAAGGCAGATATCGCAATGTTTGCTATGAAAGGATGAACTAGTAGTTTTATTgttaaaaaaaaggtaaaaaacgGGAGATACTTGACGACGGATGTCCTAAGCGTCGATGCCAAAGTTCCGTAGGATCAAGGGTGGTGACAGCATGTATTTTGGCCTCAATGGTTCGCACCCCTTGTAAGAAATACAGTCCCTCGCGTTGCTCACCCACACCAatcaccgtcttcaaggaacggTCCTGTATCAAACAAAGTTTATGTGAAaattgaatgattagtgaggagTCAAGCAAGAGACTTGAGACGGATAttaaatgacaagttaaagtagGAGCATATAGCACATTACGCAAAATTAAACGAGGGGATAAATGTATATCGCCACTTTGAGTAACGATAGTGACTTCCCCATTCGGTAATCCTACTGTTAAAGGGGCAATAGTTTTTAAATTcgaaaaatgaaataaacatCCTGACATATGGTTAGATGCACCGGTATCTATTATCCATGACAAAGAAGAAAAATTACCATTGACGAGATCGTTTTGAGCTTGACGTGCCTGCCACATGGAGGCAATTGTTTCCAATTGTTGTGGACTTAGTTTATTTAGATCAATATTATCAAAGGAAGAGACAGAAGGCTGACCATGGACAACCGTAGTACCCGCAAAACCGAGAGTCTGAGTACCATTTGTCAAGGAGCTGCTACCTTGTGTGCTTGCAAATCCCGTGGAACTATTAGCATTTGTACCTGCAAAATTGGAATGGTTCCCACTTTTTGCACCAGGAGCAGTCCCCTTATTCTTTAAACGTTCCCAATTAGCCCGTCCTTGTACATCGGGTACGAAAACGGCATTGCTCAAATCGGTGTCATTCGGGTTAACAAAAATTCGATCACGTGGACGTTCTCCCCACCAGTCAGGAAAAGCGCCAGTGACACGGAAACAACTCTGGAAATAATGGCCAGGTTTCTTGCAAGCTATGCAATAGGTTTTAGTCGGGTCACGAGAAGGACCGTTATTGGTCCGAGCAGAGGTATGTTCCTTCCCCCCGTTCTGTCTAGACCCGGTCTGAACGCGGGCAGCAAACACCATAGAGTCAGGCCGTGTGTCATTACGAGCGTTAGATATATGACGCATACCTTCGTCTTGTAAAAGACGATTATATACGAGATCTAAAGAGGGTAGAGGTCGAATAGCGAGTATTTGGGATCGGGTATTTTCGTAACGGTCATCGAGACCCATTAAAAAATcacgaactttcttcttttctctaCGAGAGTCAAGAAGACTTACCAAGTTACAAACACAGGGATTGCAAGAGCATTCCGGTAAAGGATCAGATTCCAGAATCTCGTCCCATATTTGTATCAGACGGCCATAGTAGTTCATTAGTGACTCCGTGGGACTTTGACGACAAGCCATGAGATCGGCTTGAAGTTTATAGATGCGAGCATCATTAGTTTGGCAAAAACGATTTTTGATATCATCCCAAAGTAGTTTCGCCTCTGGTCGTCGAGAAATCTGCTTGCGGAGAGTATATTCGATCGAATTGTAAATCCAAGCAGTAACTAAGGCGTTTGTTGAACGCCATGTTTCGAAAGTAGTGTCAGTCGTTTTTGGTTTCTTGATAGTACCATCGATATAGCCTGATTTGCCTTTAGCGAGAATGGCGAGTTGAAAATCGTGAGACCATTCGTCGTAATTATTCCCGTTAAAAGCAGTCAGGGTGATTTTGGCACCGGGATTTTCGACATGAATAAGGTTTTGAGGGTTAGATTGCTCAGTTGTTTGGATAGCGCCATTCGTCATGGCTGCTGTGCTGTTTTTTTTGGCAGAGAAAATACTCTGTTTTTGAAAAAATAATTGAGTAAGGATCGTTTAACAAGACACTGATACCATATTAAGCTTTGAGGAATATTGCATCTGATGATTATATGATATTGAATGAATGTTTGTTTTAGCTGTTTACAACCTATGCtatttatacatgtataaaagaATGGAAGAAAATAAAGTAATAAGCTAAGAAAGGAAAGGCAATAATCCGTTGCCTTATTTACAGCAATTACAAATGTGAATGTATCCTTTGCAACAGCTAGCTTTGAGTGTGAATTGTATTTTTCCAACGGCTAGCTTGAGGATTGTCAACAGCTACAAGTGTTGTTGTTATTACTCTACGCAACATTCTCCCTTTTTTGAAAAATTAATGTAATTACTTATTCGATGTGTGAAATAAAATTCATAATTGAAGAATTTAAGTGAAATTCAATTAGGTTTTAGGAGGAAGATAAAAGATAAAAATCAAGGGTTTTAGTTGGAAGAGGGTAGTGTAGTAGTGTTTCGAACATTATCAAAAAATGTCCTCCCTTTATCCTCGTGAAAGAGTAATTCCGTTAAAATATATTTCCTCCGTCTCATTCatttattaatctttttttttttgtccaaGCAGTCGTTCTACTTCTGCATTAATTGTAGAAATTTAGGAGGGAGAATTGTATTATTGATAATTGTGATTCTCATTCGAATACATAGATGATATATATAATAAACCACAGTACTCTAAACCCTAGACGATGACCGTCGTAGGCTCGTAGCTCGTAACCTAACCCTAATTCCTCTAACATTATCACAAATCAATCCCCAAaataaaacctaaacttcattcTTTGAATTTCAATTTTCCATAACTATCTAATTTTACATGGGAAATTAAcctacaattcaaaatatttcaatttcctttcttttttaaaaaataaacaattttgAGTGTTGAatatgaagaagaagaagaagatggtaAACTTTAATGACGATCGTCATCTTCCATCGGAGCTATGGATGGATATACTACGTAGGCTTAACTTTACAACTCTTTTACTAATAAGGTTAGTTTGCAAAGTATGGAACTCTATAATTACAAGCCATGAATTTCATATGTTACATCTTCGTTTCAACAACAATCGCAAGGCTAAATTCCTCTTGTCGTTCGAGGACTCGTCTGACAAACATCTCGTTATTCGTCATAATCATTCGTTTTggacactaaaacattttagattACACAGAAGAGTTTACTATAAATTTAGTGATTTTGTAGGTTACGTTGATGATGTGTTACTCTTTTATCGAATTTATACGTCGAGTCCTTATGTGAAACTAAAAGACTTCAAGGAAATTGTATTGTGGAATCCTTCTATACCAAACATTATAGAAATTCCTAGTCCAttcaaaaggaagaaaaacattAATGTCGGGTTTGGTTTCGACAATCTAAGTAATCATTATAAAGTTGTGGTTTTGTATATGGGTTGTCCTTACTACTTGACCACTCAGATTTACCACTTGCGCCACGAATGTTCATGGTCAACGGAAAAACGGACCAAATCCCCAAGTCCTAGTACAAAGTTATACATAAAACCAGGGTCAAGGATGACTAATTACAAGGGAGGTAT from Silene latifolia isolate original U9 population chromosome 5, ASM4854445v1, whole genome shotgun sequence encodes the following:
- the LOC141655787 gene encoding uncharacterized protein LOC141655787 → MTNGAIQTTEQSNPQNLIHVENPGAKITLTAFNGNNYDEWSHDFQLAILAKGKSGYIDGTIKKPKTTDTTFETWRSTNALVTAWIYNSIEYTLRKQISRRPEAKLLWDDIKNRFCQTNDARIYKLQADLMACRQSPTESLMNYYGRLIQIWDEILESDPLPECSCNPCVCNLVSLLDSRREKKKVRDFLMGLDDRYENTRSQILAIRPLPSLDLVYNRLLQDEGMRHISNARNDTRPDSMVFAARVQTGSRQNGGKEHTSARTNNGPSRDPTKTYCIACKKPGHYFQSCFRVTGAFPDWWGERPRDRIFVNPNDTDLSNAVFVPDVQGRANWERLKNKGTAPGAKSGNHSNFAGTNANSSTGFASTQGSSSLTNGTQTLGFAGTTVVHGQPSVSSFDNIDLNKLSPQQLETIASMWQARQAQNDLVNGPFLEDGDWCG